A genome region from Maridesulfovibrio salexigens DSM 2638 includes the following:
- the rpsR gene encoding 30S ribosomal protein S18 has translation MAFKRKFTPKRKFCRFCADKNLPLDYKRPDILKDFVTERGKIIARRITGTCAKHQRRLTTEIKRSRQMALMHYTTVHSTDVKKKSI, from the coding sequence ATGGCATTCAAAAGAAAATTCACACCGAAAAGAAAGTTCTGCCGCTTTTGCGCGGATAAGAACCTTCCCCTCGATTATAAACGTCCTGACATTCTCAAGGACTTCGTAACCGAGCGCGGCAAAATTATTGCCCGCAGAATCACCGGTACCTGCGCTAAGCACCAGCGCCGTCTGACCACTGAAATCAAGCGTTCCAGACAGATGGCTCTCATGCACTACACTACTGTGCACAGCACCGATGTAAAGAAAAAGAGCATCTAG
- the rplI gene encoding 50S ribosomal protein L9, whose translation MKLILRADVDALGSLGDIVTVKAGYGRNYLIPQGLAMPASEANLKQFELEKRKLQEMADNLRTQAEGLRDKLAEVEVKIEVRVGEGDKLYGSVTAVNIADALAEMDFDIDRRKILLSDPIRSLGEYDIEIKLHPEVRGEVKLVVAKVGGPVEEEPAEEVEAPAETEVAEDAEEATEA comes from the coding sequence ATGAAACTTATTTTACGTGCCGACGTAGACGCTCTGGGTAGTCTTGGTGACATTGTTACCGTTAAAGCTGGTTATGGCCGTAACTACCTGATTCCTCAGGGACTGGCTATGCCCGCTTCCGAAGCTAACCTCAAGCAGTTCGAGCTTGAAAAAAGAAAGCTTCAGGAAATGGCTGACAATCTCCGCACTCAGGCAGAAGGTCTCAGAGACAAACTGGCTGAAGTTGAAGTTAAAATTGAAGTTCGTGTTGGTGAAGGCGACAAACTGTACGGTTCCGTAACCGCAGTTAACATCGCTGACGCTCTCGCTGAAATGGATTTTGATATCGACCGCAGAAAAATCCTGCTGTCCGATCCTATCCGTTCCCTCGGTGAGTACGACATCGAAATTAAACTCCACCCCGAAGTTCGCGGTGAAGTTAAACTGGTTGTAGCCAAAGTTGGCGGACCGGTTGAAGAAGAGCCCGCTGAAGAGGTTGAAGCACCCGCTGAAACCGAAGTAGCTGAAGATGCAGAAGAAGCAACTGAAGCGTAA
- the dnaB gene encoding replicative DNA helicase yields MQKKQLKRKLGSDYNSGGASNDASSDLLRKVPPHNLEAEQAVLGGVFLSNTIFNDLVDIVKSDDFYSPAHQEIFRAFEDLYGRNAPIDLITVSEYLTAKDKIDSVGGPVYLAELANSVVSSANALHHAEIVAEKSIQRSLIDTAANIINESFEAQDVKELLDHSEQAIFDITDNKKNTTIKGSKALIQEVFQDLENRVAQKSLVTGINTTYHKFDEMTAGLQNSDLIIIAGRPSMGKTAFALNVAMRAALHSGVTTAVFSLEMAMGQLMTRMLACHGKVDLSRLRTGQLDDEDWAKLYDAAQDLTEAPIFIDDTPAISTMELRARCRRLKSQHNLGLVMVDYLQLMRSSARVDSREQEISDISRTLKALAKELNIPVIALSQLNRKVEERTDKRPMMSDLRESGAIEQDADIILFLYREDFYNKKEDKPITNTAEVIIGKQRNGPTGIVKLAFLGPYTAFENLAAEPYPSEYDDE; encoded by the coding sequence ATGCAGAAGAAGCAACTGAAGCGTAAATTAGGCTCAGACTACAATTCGGGCGGAGCGTCTAACGACGCTTCGTCCGATCTTTTGCGTAAAGTCCCGCCGCACAACCTTGAAGCCGAACAGGCTGTTCTTGGCGGGGTTTTTCTAAGCAATACCATATTCAACGACCTCGTTGATATAGTCAAATCCGACGATTTCTACTCCCCTGCTCATCAGGAAATTTTCCGGGCCTTTGAAGATCTCTATGGTCGAAATGCGCCCATCGACCTGATTACTGTCAGCGAATACCTTACAGCTAAAGACAAAATCGATTCAGTCGGCGGCCCGGTATATCTTGCAGAATTGGCAAACTCTGTTGTCAGCTCTGCTAATGCCCTGCACCATGCTGAAATCGTAGCAGAAAAAAGCATTCAGCGCAGCCTGATTGATACTGCCGCCAACATCATCAATGAAAGCTTCGAAGCTCAGGATGTCAAAGAGCTCCTCGATCATTCCGAGCAGGCTATTTTTGACATTACTGACAATAAAAAGAACACTACCATCAAGGGCAGTAAAGCCCTCATCCAAGAAGTATTTCAAGATCTTGAAAATAGAGTTGCGCAAAAATCTCTTGTCACCGGTATAAACACCACATACCACAAATTCGATGAGATGACCGCTGGTCTCCAGAACTCTGACCTGATCATTATCGCAGGACGTCCCAGTATGGGTAAAACCGCTTTTGCCCTTAACGTAGCAATGCGGGCAGCCCTTCATTCCGGAGTTACTACTGCTGTCTTTTCGCTTGAAATGGCAATGGGACAGCTCATGACTCGTATGCTTGCCTGCCATGGCAAGGTTGATCTTTCACGCCTAAGAACCGGGCAGCTTGATGACGAAGACTGGGCCAAACTATATGATGCAGCTCAGGACTTGACAGAAGCCCCCATTTTTATTGATGATACCCCGGCTATCTCCACTATGGAACTGCGCGCACGTTGCAGGCGCTTAAAATCCCAACACAATCTTGGGCTGGTAATGGTTGATTACCTGCAGCTGATGCGTTCCAGTGCCCGTGTTGATTCGCGTGAACAGGAAATTTCAGATATTTCAAGAACACTGAAAGCTCTTGCTAAAGAATTGAATATTCCTGTCATTGCCCTGTCACAGCTTAACCGTAAGGTTGAAGAACGTACTGACAAACGTCCCATGATGTCTGACTTGCGTGAATCCGGTGCTATCGAACAGGATGCTGATATTATTCTTTTCCTTTACCGCGAAGATTTCTACAACAAGAAAGAAGACAAACCTATCACCAACACAGCAGAAGTTATCATCGGTAAACAGCGTAACGGTCCTACAGGCATTGTAAAACTTGCCTTCCTCGGCCCCTATACTGCTTTTGAAAACCTTGCTGCCGAACCATATCCGTCAGAATACGACGATGAATAA
- a CDS encoding outer membrane homotrimeric porin has protein sequence MKKLAILAVLACMVFGFAASASAVDLDAKGQFQFQMNFMDNPDFLSNKDGGTNEDDLNFWFRARTEFRFIANENLWAVLYTEYKNRVGNGHTNEQSGDTGLYVKRAYMQYRYPGTEVLTSAGIMSINLPGAVTGSMVLGDADRGAFMVETPITDEIAIAGAFIRYTDTLENDPTDATSKDELDIFYAAMPITLDGISATPYFAYAVIGEDTNTLGNNANFMAPTSVAMTKNANAWWLGTSFNMDMFDPIVFAADAVYGSVDGDVKQNDRSGFLFDASVAYTGLDFVQPVLKFAYTTGEDDKTSNGSERLPIVAEDFDLGTYYLGASGLTETDLGKNPIGFWALGLSFDNISFFEKLTHKLAFTYIQGTNDKDLIKNAGAGVTNANITADGNFLTTEDHVFAIDFNTNYQIYDELAAIVEFGYADVDLDKGTWENYGVGNGFLNTKQDPNFKLALGLVYKF, from the coding sequence ATGAAAAAACTTGCTATTCTTGCAGTACTGGCATGCATGGTCTTCGGCTTTGCTGCTTCTGCATCTGCAGTAGATCTGGACGCTAAAGGTCAGTTCCAGTTCCAGATGAACTTCATGGACAACCCTGACTTTCTGTCCAACAAAGACGGCGGCACCAACGAAGATGATCTGAACTTCTGGTTCCGTGCTCGTACTGAATTCCGTTTCATCGCAAACGAAAACCTCTGGGCAGTTCTGTACACTGAGTACAAGAACCGCGTAGGTAATGGTCACACCAACGAACAGTCCGGTGACACAGGCCTGTACGTAAAACGTGCTTACATGCAGTACCGCTACCCCGGCACCGAAGTCCTGACTTCTGCTGGTATCATGTCCATCAACCTGCCTGGCGCAGTAACCGGTTCCATGGTTCTCGGTGATGCTGACCGTGGCGCATTCATGGTTGAAACCCCCATCACTGACGAAATCGCTATTGCTGGTGCTTTCATCCGTTACACTGATACTCTTGAGAATGACCCCACTGATGCTACCTCCAAAGACGAACTGGATATCTTCTACGCAGCAATGCCCATTACTCTTGACGGTATTTCTGCAACCCCTTACTTCGCATACGCAGTAATCGGTGAAGACACCAACACTCTTGGCAACAACGCTAACTTCATGGCACCCACCAGCGTTGCTATGACCAAAAACGCTAACGCTTGGTGGCTCGGTACTTCCTTTAACATGGACATGTTCGATCCCATCGTATTCGCAGCTGACGCAGTTTACGGTTCCGTAGACGGCGACGTTAAACAGAATGACCGTTCCGGTTTCCTCTTTGACGCATCTGTTGCTTACACTGGTCTCGATTTCGTACAGCCCGTTCTGAAGTTCGCTTACACCACCGGTGAAGACGACAAAACCAGCAACGGCTCTGAGCGTCTGCCCATCGTTGCTGAAGACTTCGATCTCGGCACCTACTACCTCGGTGCTTCCGGTCTGACCGAAACTGACCTTGGCAAAAACCCCATCGGTTTCTGGGCTCTCGGTCTGTCTTTTGACAACATCTCTTTCTTCGAGAAACTGACCCACAAACTGGCTTTCACCTACATTCAGGGTACCAACGACAAAGACCTGATCAAGAATGCTGGCGCTGGCGTTACCAACGCTAACATCACTGCTGATGGTAACTTCCTGACCACCGAAGACCACGTTTTCGCTATCGACTTCAACACCAACTACCAGATCTACGACGAACTGGCAGCTATCGTTGAATTCGGTTACGCTGACGTTGACCTCGACAAAGGTACCTGGGAAAACTACGGCGTAGGTAATGGTTTCCTCAACACCAAGCAGGATCCCAACTTCAAGCTTGCTCTTGGTCTCGTTTACAAGTTCTAA
- the rpsF gene encoding 30S ribosomal protein S6, translated as MLRKYEVLLLLSPELASDSRKEIVEGLIAIIDREGGKMDEIDDWGSRQLAYPVQNQTRGYYVRLIFDAPGPLVAELERNIRITDGIFKFVTVKLDETAKAEEA; from the coding sequence ATGCTCAGAAAGTATGAAGTACTTTTGCTTTTGAGCCCTGAACTTGCGAGCGACAGCCGCAAGGAAATCGTAGAAGGACTCATCGCAATCATCGACCGCGAAGGCGGCAAAATGGATGAGATCGACGATTGGGGTTCCCGCCAGCTGGCTTACCCTGTCCAGAACCAGACCCGTGGATACTATGTCCGCCTCATTTTCGACGCACCCGGCCCGCTGGTTGCAGAACTCGAGCGCAACATCCGTATCACCGATGGTATCTTCAAGTTCGTAACTGTTAAACTTGATGAAACCGCTAAGGCAGAGGAGGCTTAA
- the hisD gene encoding histidinol dehydrogenase has product MPCRDITYSGQQDWPEIKKWLELRVNPDSKVDSIVKDILTRVKNEGDAALVDYTKQFDCPDFNHSMLKVSRDQRGLAYAEIESHDLEIIEEAIRNIRNFHRRQVEESWWTTGEDGTILGQLVRPVDRVGLYVPGGQGGETPLISSMIMNAVPAQVAGVKEIAVISPPRKDGTLNPYILATAQELGITEIYASGSAWAIGALAYGTDTIAPCDVIAGPGNIFVATAKGQLVGEVGIDMIAGPSEVAILADGDSDPAWIAADLLSQAEHDPLASSILVTWDDELGVKVKYELKKQADLLPRGEIALKSLEDWGAIVKVPDLETGIDFVNRMAPEHLELAFEEPWSAIGQIKHAGAIFMGHFTPEPVGDYFAGPNHVLPTVGTARFSSALSVETFTKKTSLIYTDQNYINRHGGKIARLARLEGLEAHARSVETRLK; this is encoded by the coding sequence ATGCCTTGCAGAGATATTACCTATTCCGGACAGCAAGATTGGCCGGAAATCAAGAAATGGCTCGAACTCAGAGTCAACCCGGACAGTAAAGTTGACTCCATTGTCAAAGACATCCTCACGAGAGTAAAAAACGAAGGCGACGCAGCCCTCGTTGATTACACCAAACAGTTCGACTGCCCGGATTTCAACCATTCCATGCTCAAGGTCAGCCGCGACCAGCGCGGTCTCGCTTATGCGGAAATTGAATCCCATGACCTCGAAATCATCGAAGAGGCTATCCGCAACATTAGAAATTTTCACCGCAGACAGGTAGAAGAATCATGGTGGACCACTGGAGAAGACGGAACCATCCTCGGTCAACTGGTACGTCCGGTTGATCGTGTCGGTTTATACGTACCCGGCGGTCAAGGTGGTGAAACACCGCTTATTTCCAGCATGATCATGAACGCCGTGCCTGCGCAGGTTGCCGGAGTAAAAGAGATCGCAGTTATCTCCCCTCCCCGCAAAGACGGAACCCTGAACCCCTATATCCTTGCCACAGCACAGGAATTGGGAATCACTGAAATTTATGCATCAGGGTCCGCTTGGGCTATCGGGGCACTTGCTTACGGTACTGACACCATTGCCCCCTGTGATGTAATCGCTGGACCGGGTAACATCTTTGTTGCCACCGCCAAGGGCCAGCTGGTCGGGGAAGTTGGTATCGACATGATTGCCGGTCCCAGTGAAGTAGCCATCCTTGCAGATGGCGATTCCGATCCGGCATGGATTGCTGCAGACCTGTTGTCTCAGGCTGAACACGATCCGCTCGCTTCTTCCATTCTCGTTACTTGGGATGACGAACTGGGCGTAAAAGTTAAATACGAACTCAAAAAACAGGCCGATCTTCTCCCTCGTGGCGAAATCGCCCTTAAATCCCTTGAAGACTGGGGCGCAATCGTAAAAGTTCCCGACCTTGAAACCGGTATTGATTTCGTAAACCGCATGGCTCCCGAGCACTTGGAACTTGCATTTGAAGAACCCTGGAGTGCAATCGGACAGATCAAACACGCCGGAGCTATCTTCATGGGCCACTTTACTCCAGAGCCCGTAGGTGACTACTTCGCAGGTCCCAACCATGTACTGCCCACTGTCGGAACTGCCAGATTTTCATCTGCACTCTCAGTGGAAACATTTACTAAAAAGACAAGTCTGATCTATACTGATCAGAATTACATTAACCGCCACGGCGGTAAAATTGCTAGACTGGCAAGGCTCGAAGGACTCGAGGCGCACGCCCGTTCTGTTGAAACCAGATTAAAATAA
- a CDS encoding phosphoribosylaminoimidazolesuccinocarboxamide synthase — translation MSKHVVETDIKELKLLSRGKVRDIYEVDDDKLLLVTTDRISAYDVIMPNPIDDKGKILNQITLFWMDMFKDIIPNHLIASKVDDYPEVLHKYRDQLEGRSVLVKKAKPLPIECIVRGYITGSGWKDYQKTGEVCGHKLPEGLKESEMLEQPLFTPSTKAELGEHDENISVEKATEMLGKELFDKVQEATLSIYKRGRDYAREKGIIIADTKFEFGIYDGELIIIDEVLTPDSSRFWPVEGYEAGKSQPSFDKQFLRDWLTEINFNKQPPAPEVPEEIATKTRDKYMEAFTLLTESELDA, via the coding sequence ATGTCCAAGCATGTAGTTGAAACTGATATTAAGGAACTGAAACTTCTTTCACGCGGAAAGGTTCGTGACATATACGAAGTGGATGATGACAAGCTTCTGCTGGTTACCACCGACAGAATCTCCGCTTACGATGTCATCATGCCCAACCCCATTGATGACAAGGGCAAGATCCTGAACCAGATCACTCTTTTCTGGATGGACATGTTCAAAGACATCATTCCCAACCACCTGATCGCTTCCAAAGTGGATGACTATCCTGAAGTTCTCCACAAATACCGTGACCAGCTGGAAGGACGCTCCGTACTGGTAAAAAAAGCCAAGCCTTTGCCCATCGAGTGCATTGTACGCGGTTACATCACCGGGTCCGGCTGGAAAGACTACCAGAAAACCGGCGAAGTCTGCGGACACAAGCTGCCCGAAGGTCTCAAAGAATCCGAAATGCTGGAACAGCCCCTGTTCACCCCCTCAACTAAGGCGGAACTGGGTGAGCATGATGAGAACATTTCCGTTGAAAAAGCTACTGAAATGCTCGGCAAAGAGCTTTTTGATAAAGTTCAGGAAGCCACTCTTTCCATCTACAAACGTGGCCGCGACTACGCACGTGAAAAGGGAATCATCATTGCTGACACTAAATTTGAATTCGGTATCTATGATGGTGAGTTAATCATCATTGATGAAGTATTGACTCCGGATTCCTCCCGCTTCTGGCCTGTCGAAGGCTATGAAGCAGGCAAATCCCAGCCTAGTTTTGACAAACAGTTCCTTCGTGACTGGCTGACAGAAATTAATTTCAATAAACAGCCTCCGGCTCCCGAAGTACCCGAAGAAATCGCCACCAAAACTCGCGATAAGTACATGGAAGCGTTCACCCTCTTGACTGAAAGCGAACTTGACGCTTAA
- a CDS encoding enoyl-ACP reductase FabI has translation MLLKGKKALIFGVANKKSIAYGIAKQFKEHGAELAFSYVNDAIKKRVEPISEELGGAFTFQCDVQSDESIAASVAEVKEQWGDFDILIHSVAFANRDDLKKRYIETSRDGFHLAMDVSAYSLVSLCNAYEDLIKPGGSVMAMTYLGASRVITNYNVMGVAKATLEASVRYLAVDLGEKDVRINAISAGPIKTLAASGISSFKDIFRHIEERAPLKRNVTTEDVGKTAVYYASDLSAGVTGETHFVDCGYNILGI, from the coding sequence ATGCTTCTGAAAGGTAAAAAAGCACTGATTTTCGGTGTTGCTAACAAAAAAAGCATTGCTTACGGCATCGCCAAGCAGTTTAAAGAACATGGAGCTGAACTGGCTTTCAGCTACGTTAATGATGCCATCAAGAAACGTGTTGAGCCCATCAGTGAAGAGCTGGGCGGCGCATTCACCTTCCAGTGTGATGTGCAGAGCGATGAAAGTATCGCCGCTTCTGTTGCTGAAGTAAAAGAACAGTGGGGAGATTTTGATATCCTCATCCACTCTGTTGCTTTCGCCAACCGTGACGATCTCAAAAAACGCTACATTGAAACTTCCCGCGATGGTTTCCATCTCGCAATGGACGTTTCTGCTTACTCTCTGGTCAGCCTCTGTAATGCATACGAAGATCTGATCAAGCCCGGCGGTTCCGTCATGGCTATGACCTATCTCGGCGCAAGCAGAGTCATCACCAACTACAATGTAATGGGCGTTGCAAAAGCTACTCTCGAAGCAAGCGTACGCTACCTTGCTGTTGATCTCGGTGAAAAAGATGTCCGCATTAATGCCATCAGCGCCGGTCCCATCAAGACCCTTGCTGCGTCCGGCATCTCCAGCTTCAAAGACATTTTCAGACACATTGAAGAGCGTGCCCCGCTCAAACGCAATGTAACCACTGAAGATGTTGGTAAGACTGCAGTCTACTACGCATCCGACCTTTCCGCAGGTGTTACCGGTGAAACCCACTTCGTGGATTGCGGTTACAACATCCTCGGAATTTAA
- a CDS encoding outer membrane homotrimeric porin yields the protein MKKLAILAVLTTMVLGFAASSSAVDLDAKGKIQFQMNIIDNQDFLSNEDGGNSDDDLNFWFRARTEFRFVASENLWAVLYTEYKNRIGNGHVNVSTNDDDDGLYVKRAYMQFRYPGTEVLTSAGILSVNLPGAASNNVVLGDADLGAFMVESPITDQIGIAGAFIRNTDRYGVTGDGADNKRDELDIFYAALPITIDGISATPYFAYSIIGDKSVNDAGATFPGFAGPVGSAQTKNANAWWLGTSFSMDMFDPIIFKADVVYGAVDADAKDNDRSGLLCDASLAYTGLDFVQPKLLFAYSTGEDDDTDNGSERLPIISNDWAFGTTYFGGSALTETDFDNVEQIGFWTVGLSLEKISFFENLSHDIHFLYIQGTNDAGLVKNHSANLANITDDGNFLTDEDYAIEIDFNTNYQIYDELAAIVEFGYVDVDLDEDTWQNVSARGGKTDPMLKLAFGLVYSF from the coding sequence ATGAAAAAATTAGCAATCCTTGCAGTCCTAACCACTATGGTTCTGGGATTCGCAGCAAGTTCATCCGCAGTTGATCTTGATGCCAAAGGTAAAATTCAATTTCAGATGAACATCATCGACAATCAGGATTTCCTGTCGAATGAAGACGGTGGCAACAGCGATGACGACCTGAACTTCTGGTTCCGTGCACGTACTGAGTTTCGCTTTGTAGCCAGCGAAAATCTCTGGGCAGTTCTGTACACCGAATACAAAAACCGCATAGGTAACGGCCATGTCAACGTCTCCACTAACGATGACGATGATGGTTTATATGTGAAACGTGCTTACATGCAGTTCCGTTACCCCGGCACTGAAGTTTTAACCTCCGCAGGTATCCTCTCCGTCAACCTGCCCGGTGCAGCTTCAAACAACGTGGTCCTTGGTGATGCCGACCTGGGAGCGTTCATGGTTGAAAGCCCCATTACCGACCAGATTGGCATTGCCGGTGCTTTTATCCGTAACACTGACCGCTACGGTGTAACAGGTGACGGTGCTGACAACAAAAGAGACGAACTGGACATATTCTATGCAGCACTGCCCATCACAATAGATGGCATCTCTGCAACTCCGTACTTCGCATACTCCATCATTGGCGATAAATCCGTTAATGACGCCGGTGCCACTTTCCCCGGTTTTGCCGGTCCCGTCGGTTCTGCGCAAACCAAGAATGCGAATGCATGGTGGCTCGGTACTTCCTTTTCCATGGATATGTTCGACCCCATCATCTTCAAAGCTGACGTTGTTTACGGTGCTGTAGATGCCGATGCGAAAGACAATGACCGCTCCGGTCTGCTTTGTGACGCATCTCTCGCTTACACAGGTCTCGACTTCGTCCAGCCTAAACTGCTTTTCGCATACTCCACAGGTGAAGATGACGACACCGACAATGGTTCCGAGCGTTTACCTATTATCAGTAATGACTGGGCCTTCGGTACCACTTACTTCGGTGGATCTGCTCTGACTGAAACAGACTTTGACAACGTTGAACAAATCGGCTTCTGGACCGTGGGTCTCTCTCTCGAAAAGATTTCCTTCTTCGAAAACCTGAGCCACGACATTCATTTCCTGTACATTCAGGGTACCAACGATGCCGGCCTCGTAAAAAATCACAGTGCAAACTTGGCCAACATCACAGATGACGGCAACTTCTTAACTGACGAAGACTATGCAATCGAAATTGACTTTAACACCAATTATCAGATTTATGATGAACTGGCTGCTATCGTGGAATTCGGTTACGTGGATGTAGACCTTGATGAAGACACATGGCAGAACGTCTCTGCCCGTGGCGGCAAAACAGATCCTATGCTTAAATTAGCATTCGGTCTGGTTTACTCTTTCTAA
- a CDS encoding phenylacetate--CoA ligase family protein — translation MYFHEAETLERGKLEELQVQRLKKTIEQAANSPYYSEVFKKNSIDPSVIKTADDITKLPFTTKDDLRSQYPYGLLTQPLDNFVRLHASSGTTGTPTAILYTQKDLDTWADLMARSMYSVGLRKSDIFQNMSGYGLFTGGLGIHYGAERLGCLTVPAGAGNTKRQIKLIRDFNVTGLHIIPSFALYFAAKVREEGFDPAEMPWKVALIGAEPHTEHTRRKIEELMHIKAYNSYGLSEMNGPGVAFECLEQNGMHVWEDSYIAEIINPETGEHVADGEVGELVMTTLTREGMPIIRYRTRDLTRFIPGECKCGRTSRRIDRIMGRADDMLILKGVNIYPMQIEKIIMGIPEVGQNYLIELIKEGLMDQIRVKVEIKEEYFIEDMRALQGIQKKIAGMLRDEILITPRVELVQHNSIPKSEGKAVRVVDLRDEE, via the coding sequence ATGTATTTTCATGAAGCCGAGACCCTCGAAAGGGGTAAACTGGAAGAACTCCAAGTTCAAAGATTAAAGAAAACCATCGAACAGGCTGCCAATTCTCCGTATTATAGTGAAGTTTTCAAGAAAAACAGCATCGACCCTTCTGTCATCAAAACAGCTGATGACATAACAAAACTACCCTTTACCACTAAAGACGATCTGCGCTCTCAGTATCCTTATGGACTGCTTACCCAGCCGCTGGATAATTTCGTGCGTCTGCACGCTTCTTCCGGTACTACCGGAACACCCACAGCTATCCTTTACACTCAAAAGGACCTTGATACCTGGGCTGACCTCATGGCCAGATCCATGTACTCAGTCGGCCTGAGAAAAAGCGACATTTTTCAAAATATGTCAGGTTACGGCCTTTTTACCGGTGGCCTTGGCATCCATTATGGTGCGGAAAGACTTGGGTGCCTCACAGTTCCTGCCGGAGCTGGTAATACCAAACGCCAGATCAAACTCATCCGTGATTTTAACGTTACCGGACTTCACATCATTCCCTCTTTTGCTCTTTATTTTGCAGCCAAAGTTCGCGAAGAAGGTTTTGATCCGGCTGAAATGCCTTGGAAAGTTGCCCTCATTGGTGCTGAACCACATACTGAGCACACTCGCCGTAAAATTGAAGAGCTTATGCACATCAAGGCATACAACTCTTACGGCCTATCTGAAATGAACGGTCCGGGTGTAGCATTCGAATGTCTCGAGCAAAACGGCATGCATGTCTGGGAAGACTCCTATATCGCTGAAATCATCAACCCTGAAACCGGGGAACATGTTGCTGATGGCGAAGTAGGTGAACTGGTCATGACAACACTTACCCGTGAAGGCATGCCTATCATTCGCTACCGCACCCGTGACCTGACCCGCTTCATTCCCGGTGAGTGTAAATGCGGTCGTACCTCACGACGCATTGACCGTATCATGGGCCGCGCTGACGATATGCTCATCCTTAAGGGTGTAAACATCTACCCGATGCAGATCGAAAAAATCATCATGGGTATCCCTGAAGTTGGTCAGAACTACCTCATTGAGCTGATCAAGGAAGGTCTCATGGATCAGATCAGGGTCAAGGTAGAGATTAAAGAAGAATACTTTATTGAAGATATGCGCGCTTTGCAGGGCATTCAGAAAAAGATTGCCGGAATGCTGCGCGATGAAATTCTCATTACTCCCAGAGTAGAGCTCGTACAGCACAACTCTATTCCCAAATCTGAAGGAAAGGCTGTACGTGTAGTTGACCTCAGGGATGAGGAATAG
- a CDS encoding DUF456 domain-containing protein, with product MITALAVLVILLMLCSLALHVFGLPANWLVLALVAAWKFYQPETMTWNFIIILGVIALVGEILEFVAQYFGGKKYGATGRGNIGAFVGAIGGAILGAPFFFGLGALPGALLGSFGGCLVLELTHGRSFDEAKHSACGAFWGKAFGMAIKISLGVWMFAMSIPKIWPA from the coding sequence ATGATTACCGCATTGGCAGTTCTGGTTATTCTGCTCATGCTCTGCTCGCTGGCATTGCATGTGTTCGGTCTACCGGCAAACTGGTTGGTTTTGGCCCTTGTTGCCGCATGGAAATTCTACCAGCCGGAAACAATGACCTGGAACTTTATCATAATTCTCGGGGTGATCGCCTTGGTGGGCGAAATCCTCGAGTTTGTCGCCCAGTATTTTGGCGGTAAAAAGTACGGCGCAACCGGACGCGGAAATATTGGCGCGTTCGTCGGCGCAATCGGTGGAGCGATCCTCGGAGCACCGTTCTTTTTCGGACTCGGTGCCCTTCCCGGTGCTCTGCTCGGATCTTTTGGCGGATGCCTCGTATTGGAACTGACCCACGGCAGAAGCTTCGACGAAGCAAAGCATTCCGCATGTGGCGCGTTCTGGGGTAAAGCATTCGGCATGGCAATTAAGATCAGCCTCGGTGTCTGGATGTTTGCCATGAGCATTCCTAAGATCTGGCCTGCTTAG